The genomic interval TCGATTGTCGCCCACGCCGCGCGGCGGCCGGCACGCCCTCGGCCCGGGGGCGGCAGCGCCGTGCTCGCGGCCCCTGGAGGGGCCCGGCGGTAACCTGCATGACCCGTACCCGTCCGAGGGTTTTGCGCATTTGAACCCTTTACTGCATTGCTGTAGCTACTTTTGGGGGTGTTCGTCCGCGACTCGACCACGGGAGGCCGGAAGGATGGATGCCGAGGTCAGCCTCCGGGTGGACGGGACCGCTCACCGGGTCACCGTCGACACCCGGACCACCCTGCTCGACGCCCTCCGGGAGCGGCTGGGCAACACCAGCCCGAAGAAGGGCTGCGACCACGGGCAGTGCGGCGCCTGCACGATCCTGCTGGACGGGCGGCGGGTCAACAGTTGCCTCGCCCTCGCGGTGGCACACGACGGGGCCGAGATCGTCACCGCCGCCGGCCTGGCACCCGACGGCGAACTGCACCCGATGCAGCAGTGCTTCATCCAGTACGACGCCTTCCAGTGCGGCTACTGCACGCCCGGGCAGATCGTCTCGGCGGTGGCGATGCTGCGCGAGGCGGAGGCGGGCTGGCCGAGCGCGGTGACCGCGGACCGTCTCCCGGCCGGCGACGGCGGCCCGACGGGTCTGGACGCCGACGAGATCCGGGAACGGATGAGCGGCAACCTCTGCCGCTGCGCCGCGTACGCGAACATGGTGCCGGCGATCCAGGAACTGGCCCGGCGATGAGGCCCTTCCGGTACACCCGGGCCGAGGACGTGACCGGTGCCGTCGCGCTGCTCGCCGAGGCACCCAACGGCGCGTTCCTCGGCGGCGGGACGAACCTGGTCGACCTGATGAAGCTGGAGGTGGCCACGCCGGACCTGCTGGTGGACGTACGCCGGCTGACTTCGGACCAGGTCGAGGAGTTGCCCGACGGCGGCATCCGGATCGGCGCCGCCACCCCGAACAGCGAGCTGGCGGCACATCCCCTGGTCCGGAGCCGCTATCCGGTGCTCTCCCAGGCGCTGCTCTCCGGTGCCTCGGGCCAGCTGCGCAACCTGGCGACGGCCGGCGGGAACCTGCTGCAACGCACCCGGTGCGTGTACTTCCAGGACGTCACCACCCCGTGCAACAAGCGGGAGCCCGGCACCGGCTGCTCGGCGATCGGCGGCTACAACCGGGAACTGGCCATCCTCGGCACCTCGCCGGAGTGCATCGCGACCCACCCGTCGGACTTCGCCGTCGCCCTGGTCGCGCTGGACGCCGTCGTGCACACCCAGGGTCCGGAGGGCGGGCGGCGCATCCCGATGACCGAACTGCACCGGCTGCCGGGCGACGAACCGCACCGGGACACCGTACTGGCGCACGGCGAGCTGATCACCGCGATCGAGGTGCCGCCGCTCGCCTTCGCCACCCGGTCCCGCTATCGCAAGGTACGCGACCGGGCGGCGTACGCCTTCGCGCTGGTCTCGGTGGCGGCGGCGGTCGACGTCGTGGACGGGGTGGTGCGGGATGTCCGGATCGCGCTCGGCGGGGTGGCGCACAAGCCGTGGCGGGCCGGTCGGGCCGAGGAGCTGCTGCGCGGCGGCCCGGCCCGGGAGGACCGGTTCCGGGCGGCCGCCGAGGCGGAACTCGCCGACGCGCAGCCGCTGCCCGGCAACGCCTTCAAGGTGCCGCTGGCCCGCAACACGCTGACCCGTACCCTGCTCGACCTGGTCGACGGGCCCGGCTGAGCCCGACTCCACCGTGTCGCCACCTCGGCGGCCGGTACGGCGGCGCGGGTAAGTTGATCAGGAACGTCGCACCGCGCCGGCCCGCGCCGCCGGGCCGGACCCCGATCGCAGGAGATCAACCACATGAACGCAGAGTCGACCGTGCCGACCCGACCGCTGGCGAACGGTGCCCGGATACCGCAGCTCGGTTTCGGCACCTGGCCGCTGCGCGACGCCGAGGCGGAGCGGGCCGTCGCCGAGGCGATCGCGGCCGGTTACCGGCTGATCGACACCGCCTACAAGTACGGCAACGAGGTGGGCGTCGGCCGTGGCCTGCGCGCCTCGGGGGTGCCCCGGGAGGAACTCTTCGTCACCAGCAAGCTCAACGGTGAGTGGCACGGTCGGGAGAGGGTGCGGGAGGCGTTCCAGGACAGTGTCGGCAAGCTCGGCGTCGACTACCTCGACCTCTATCTGATCCACTGGCCGATGCCCTGGCAGGACCGGTACGTCGACGCCTTCCTGGGCCTGACCGACCTGCTCCGGGACGGCCGGGTACGGGCCATCGGGCTCTCCAACTTCAAGCCGGCGCACATCGACCGGATCCGCGCCGCGACGGACGTGACGCCGGACGTCAACCAGATCCAGTTGGATCCGACGCTGACCCGGGACGCCGCGCGGGCGTACCACCGGGAGCACGGCATCGCCACCCAGTCCTGGGGTCCGATCGGGCACGGCGGCGAACTCCTCACCCACCCGGTGGTGACCGGGATCGCCGACCGCTACGGCCGGACCCCCGCGCAGGTCGTGCTGCGGTGGCACCTCGACCTGGATCTGATCCCGATCCCGAAGACCGCCTCGCCGGACCGGATGAAGAGCAACATCGACGTCTTCGACTTCACCCTCGCCCCGGAGGACGTCGCCGCGCTCTCCGCGCTGGACCGGGGCGAGCAGGCCGCCACCGACTCCGACACCACCGGACACTGACCCGTTCGCCGCTCCGGCCGGGCGTCGTCGCGTTGCGGTCAGGGCAGTTCCATCGTCTCCGCGACGGCGATCTCGGCCAGGGCGGCGGCCAGGTAGTCGCCGACCGCTCCGCCGGTGACGGCGAGCAGGTCGGCGACGAGCAGCGGGGCGTGCCGGGCCACCGCCGCCGGATCGGCCGGCGGTGCCTCGTCCGTCATCTGGTGTACGCCGAGCGCACCGGTCAGCAGCAGCGCCAACACCCCGACGTCCAGCCCCGGCAGCCAGCCGGCGTTGCTCCGGGCACACCGCACGAGTACGGCCTGCACGTCCTCGCCGGCCAGCCCGTCCGGATGCGCCTGCTCCAGCAGCAGCCGGAGCACGGCGCCGAGGACCAGCCCGACCTGTTCGGCGGGGAGCAGGGCCAGGTCGCCGGCCGCCTCGTCGAGGGCGTCCGGGTCCCGCGCCCGGACCGCCTCGACGGCGCGGATGGTCGCCTGCGTGATGGCCCGGGGCACCGGTGGGGTCATCGGCTCATTCAACCGGACGTACCCGGACCGGCCCGGCCCCGGGCACCCCTGGCCCGGGTCGGCGGGGCCGGGCGGGCTCAGTCGCCGGTCAGCAGTTCGTCGAAGGTCGTGGTGAGCCGGAACGGGTCGACGGCCTCGGCCGGTTCGCGGCCGGCGACCTGCTCGGCGAGTTCCCGGGCGGCCCGGTCGATCCGGCGGCGCAGCGTGCCCTGCGCGTTGCCGCCGGCCCAATCCTCCGGCGCGGCGAAGACCGAGGTCGGCACCACCACCGCGCGCAGGTAACTGAACATCGGCCGGAGGGCGTGTTCGAGCGCGAGCGAGTGCCGGGCGGTGCCGCCGGTCGCGCCGATCAGCACCGGCCGGTCGACCAGGGCGTCGTCCTCCAGCACGTCGAAGAACGCCTTGAACAGGCCGCTGTACGAGGCGTTGAAGATCGGCGTGACCACGATCAGCCCGTCCGCACCGGAGACGGTGTCCAGAGCCCGCTTGAGCGCCGTGGACGGAAAGCCGGCGAGCAGGTGGTTGACCACGTCGTGTCCGTGGTCGCGCAGCTCGACGACCTCGGTCCGGACCGGCACACCCCGGCGGTCGAGTTCGGCGCCGGTGGCCGCGCCGAGCTGGTCGGCGAGGAGCCGGGTGGAGGACGGCACCCGCAGCCCAGCCGAGACGACCGCGATGGTCCGGGCCGTCATCGGGTGGCTCCCGCCTCGGCCGCCTCGCCCGCCGCCGCCCGCTCGGCCTTCATCGAGGCGTGCGTGGGCGCCTCGGGTACGTGCGCGGGGCGGAGCGCGGCGAACTCCCGCCGCAGCACCGGTACGACCTCCTCGCCGAGGATGTCCAACTGCTCCAGTACGGTCTTCAGCGGCAGTCCGGCGTGGTCGACCAGGAAGAGCTGCCGCTGGTAGTCGCCGACGTAGTCGCGGAAGGTCAGGGTGCGGTCGATCACCTGCTGCGGGCTGCCGACGGTCAGCGGGGTCTCCCGGGTGAAGTCCTCCAGCGACGGGCCGTGCCCGTAGACCGGGGCGTTGTCGAAGTACGGCCGGAACTCGCGTACCGCGTCCTGCGAGTTGGGCCGCATGAACACCTGGCCGCCGAGGCCGACGATGGCCCGGTCGGCGTCGCCGTGGCCGTAGTACTCGAACCGCTGCCGGTAGAGGCCCACCATCCGCTGGGTGTGCTCCTTGGGCCAGAAGATGTGGTTGGCGAAGAACCCGTCGCCGTAGTACGCGGCCTGCTCGGCGATCTCCGGGCTGCGGATCGAGCCGTGCCAGACGAACGGCGGGATGCCGTCCAACGGCCGCGGGGTCGAGGTGAACGACTGCAACGGGGTGCGGAACTTGCCCGCCCAGTCGACGACGTCCTCCCGCCACAGCCGGCGCAGCAGGTCGTAGTTGTTGATCGCCAGCGGGATGCCGTTGCGGATGTCCTGCCCGAACCACGGGTACACCGGTCCGGTGTTGCCCCGGCCCATCATCAGGTCGACCCGGCCGTCGGCCAGGTGCTGGAGCATCGCGTAGTCCTCGGCGATCTTCACCGGGTCGTTGGTGGTGATCAGGGTGGTCGCGGTGGAGAGCAGCAGCCGGCTGGTCCGGGCCGCGATGAAGCCGAGCATGGTGGTGGGGGACGACGGCACGAACGGCGGGTTGTGGTGCTCACCGGTGGCGAAGACGTCGAGGCCGACCTCCTCCGCCTTCAACGCGATGGTGACCATGGCCTTGATCCGCTCCGCCTCGGACGGCTCCCGTCCGTTCGTCGGGTCGGTGGTCACGTCGCCCACGCTGAAGATCCCGAACTGCATCGCCAGCTCCTCACTCGGTCCCGGGAGCCAACGCCCGGGCTGCCCCGCACAACATACTTGCCGTGTCAACTATTCCGCCGGGCCGGGCGGAGGCGGGGCAGCACCAGATCCGGTACCCGGCGGATCGGGGCGTACACGCAGGGTGATCTCAGCCATCCGGGCAGCTCGAAGATGC from Plantactinospora sp. BC1 carries:
- a CDS encoding 2Fe-2S iron-sulfur cluster-binding protein is translated as MDAEVSLRVDGTAHRVTVDTRTTLLDALRERLGNTSPKKGCDHGQCGACTILLDGRRVNSCLALAVAHDGAEIVTAAGLAPDGELHPMQQCFIQYDAFQCGYCTPGQIVSAVAMLREAEAGWPSAVTADRLPAGDGGPTGLDADEIRERMSGNLCRCAAYANMVPAIQELARR
- a CDS encoding aldo/keto reductase: MNAESTVPTRPLANGARIPQLGFGTWPLRDAEAERAVAEAIAAGYRLIDTAYKYGNEVGVGRGLRASGVPREELFVTSKLNGEWHGRERVREAFQDSVGKLGVDYLDLYLIHWPMPWQDRYVDAFLGLTDLLRDGRVRAIGLSNFKPAHIDRIRAATDVTPDVNQIQLDPTLTRDAARAYHREHGIATQSWGPIGHGGELLTHPVVTGIADRYGRTPAQVVLRWHLDLDLIPIPKTASPDRMKSNIDVFDFTLAPEDVAALSALDRGEQAATDSDTTGH
- a CDS encoding LLM class flavin-dependent oxidoreductase, yielding MQFGIFSVGDVTTDPTNGREPSEAERIKAMVTIALKAEEVGLDVFATGEHHNPPFVPSSPTTMLGFIAARTSRLLLSTATTLITTNDPVKIAEDYAMLQHLADGRVDLMMGRGNTGPVYPWFGQDIRNGIPLAINNYDLLRRLWREDVVDWAGKFRTPLQSFTSTPRPLDGIPPFVWHGSIRSPEIAEQAAYYGDGFFANHIFWPKEHTQRMVGLYRQRFEYYGHGDADRAIVGLGGQVFMRPNSQDAVREFRPYFDNAPVYGHGPSLEDFTRETPLTVGSPQQVIDRTLTFRDYVGDYQRQLFLVDHAGLPLKTVLEQLDILGEEVVPVLRREFAALRPAHVPEAPTHASMKAERAAAGEAAEAGATR
- a CDS encoding FMN reductase, which codes for MTARTIAVVSAGLRVPSSTRLLADQLGAATGAELDRRGVPVRTEVVELRDHGHDVVNHLLAGFPSTALKRALDTVSGADGLIVVTPIFNASYSGLFKAFFDVLEDDALVDRPVLIGATGGTARHSLALEHALRPMFSYLRAVVVPTSVFAAPEDWAGGNAQGTLRRRIDRAARELAEQVAGREPAEAVDPFRLTTTFDELLTGD
- a CDS encoding xanthine dehydrogenase family protein subunit M gives rise to the protein MRPFRYTRAEDVTGAVALLAEAPNGAFLGGGTNLVDLMKLEVATPDLLVDVRRLTSDQVEELPDGGIRIGAATPNSELAAHPLVRSRYPVLSQALLSGASGQLRNLATAGGNLLQRTRCVYFQDVTTPCNKREPGTGCSAIGGYNRELAILGTSPECIATHPSDFAVALVALDAVVHTQGPEGGRRIPMTELHRLPGDEPHRDTVLAHGELITAIEVPPLAFATRSRYRKVRDRAAYAFALVSVAAAVDVVDGVVRDVRIALGGVAHKPWRAGRAEELLRGGPAREDRFRAAAEAELADAQPLPGNAFKVPLARNTLTRTLLDLVDGPG